The nucleotide window GCCTCATGCTCGCCCTCCTCGACCACAGTGAGTCCGAGATCCAGCAGGCCTACCTGTCCGGCCCCGAGCCGCTGGGCCCCGGCGCGCCCCCGCTCGACCGCCTGCTCGCCTACGGCCGCGCGCGCCTCAAGCTGACCTCCGACCACCTGGACGTCCTGCTGGAGGCCGGCGCGGGCGCCGAGGACTTCATGAGCCACCCGGTGGCCCGGACGTCCACCCAGCACGTGCAGATCTTGTTGCGTCAGTTGGGTTTCGACGACTCACTCGACTTCCTGGCGCTCACCGTCCAGGCGCCGATGTCGGCGAGTTCGGTGCGTTACCTGCTCGTCGACGTCGGGCTCGACCTCGACACGATCACCCGCCAGTGGCAAGAGATGGTCACCGCGCTCGTCACCGGACACCACCGGGACTGACCCGCGGGTTGCGCGCTGTCCACGACATCCGCCCGGTCCGGGCCGTCGCGGCCGGGGTCGGAGACACTCGTCGCGCGCCGGGACGCCGGGACACCTAGCCTGGGTTCCTGTGAAAGCAGTGATCATCGGCGCCGGTATGGGCGGAACCTCGGCGGCCATCGCGTTGCGACAGCTCGGGCACGAGGTCGAAGTGTACGAACAGGTCACCGAGAACCGGCCGGTGGGCGCGGCGATCTCGGTGTGGTCCAACGGGGTGAAGTGCCTGAACCACCTGGGCCTGGAGGCGGAGACGGCCGCACTCGGCGGCATCGTCGATTCGATGAGCTATGTCGACGCGTTCACCGGAGAGACGATGTGCCGCTTCAGCATGGCACCACTCATCGACGAGGTCGGCCAGCGACCATATCCGATCGCCCGCGCCGAACTACAGCTCATGCTGATGAACGCCTTCGGTCATGACGAGATCCGATTCGGCAAGAAGATGGTCGCCGTCCACGACGGTCCGGAGCGCGCCACCGTCGAGTTCGCCGACGGCACCACCGCCGAAGGTGACGTCGTCATCGCCGCCGACGGTGCGAAGTCGCTGGCCCGCGACCATGTGCTCGGCCACACCGTCGAACGCCGCTACGCGGGATATGTCAACTTCAACGGGCTGGTGCCGATCGACGAGGAGATCGGGCCGGCCACCGAATGGACCACCTACGTGGGTGATTCGCGCCGGGTGTCGGTGATGCCGGTCGCGGGCGACCGTTTCTACTTCTTCTTCGACGTCACCATGCCGGAAGGGGTCCCGTTCGAGCGCGGTACCGCACGCGACGTGCTCGCCGGGGAGTTCGCGGGTTGGGCGCCCGGGGTCCAGAAGCTGATCGCCACGCTGGATCCCACGACCACGAACCGGGTGGAGATCCTCGACATCGATCCGTTCCACACCTGGGTCAAAGGACGCATCGCGCTGCTCGGCGACGCCGCCCACAACACCACCCCGGACATCGGCCAGGGTGGTTGCTCGGCGATGGAGGATGCGATCGCGCTGCAGTTCGCCTTCCGCGACCACGCGGCCGATCCGGACGCGGCACTCGCGGCCTACGAGGCGTCACGCACCGAGCGGGCCGCCGACCTCGTGCTGCGCGCGCGCAAGCGGTGCGACGTCACGCACGGCAAAGACCCGGAGGCGACGGCGGCCTGGTACAAGGAACTTCGATCCGAGGACGGCACGAACGTCATCCGCGGCATCGTCGGCAACATCGTCGGCGGTCCGCTCACGTAGGGCCGAGCGGGAGGTTGCCCTCGGTCAGCCTCCCGCCGACGGTCCCTCGGTGCGCTCCATGCCGGCCTCGAGTCCGACGGTCTCCAGGCCGTCGTGCGCGACGAGCGCGTTCTCGCGTGACAGGGTCGGCCCGGGCGCGAGCAGGGCCACCACCGACCACGGAGCGCGGGACGGTGAGTCCCCCACTCCGAGAATCCCGCCGGTCTCGAAGTCCGGGATGCCGAACCGAACGCCCGAATCATTGACGTAGAACAGGGATTCGGTGCGCGCGCTGTCCGCCTCGTTGCCGGTCACCTGCAGATACTCGCCCGAGCCCGGCGGCAGGTAGACCGCGTCGAGGTTCGGCCCGGCACCGTCGGACGACGTCAATCGGACCGGCACCGCGTCCGAGTCGAGCGGGAGTCGGCGACCCGCGAGCAACGATGTCTGCGCCCGGGGTTCCCCGGAGCCACGGGTCCAGGTGCGGCACAGCGTCGGATCGCCACTCACGTCGAGCAGCTCCGGCGCGACCTCGGGAAAGTCCGAGACGGGTTCGGAACGCACGGTTCTCAGCGCGGCGAGCTGTCCCGGGGCAACGGTGGCGACGGGCGAGGCATCGGAGTCGGCCAGTCGCAGGAGCTCGGCGGTCGGCGCACTGATCTCCTGGACCCCGTCGCGCAGGACGAGATGGTAGGTGGTCGTGTCGTCGACACCGACCGATTTGACGACGCTGCCGATGCTCGCCCCGTCGACCGCGCCCGGTTGCCCCGCACCCGGGATCTGCGGCACCGCAAGCGGATCGACCAGCGGGAAGGTGTTCAGCAGGCCGGTCGACATCTGTCGCGGCGTGACCCCGTCGAGCCCGAGGGCCCGCATGACCGGCGCGCTCCCGGTGTCGACCGAGGCGCGCACCGGGCTCCAGACACCGTCCCGGAACAGCTGATACACCAGGAAGGTCTCGTCACCGGCGTCGACGAGCACGGCATCGGCGGGACGCGCCGCGCCGATCGACTCGCCCAGGCGCGGGGTCTCGGCGATGACGGTCTGTTCGATCGCCTCGGTCGGCGCCTCCGACACCGTCGACGAATCGCACACCGTCCAGGTCGAGGAGTCCGGGTGGGCCGACCGGGGCAGGGCGGCCGGCGCACCGGGGATGCCCAGCAGGGGCCCGCGTGGATAGGGCTTGAGCTTGTTGTCGCCGACCGATGTCGGCGACTCCGAACTTCCGGTCACCAGCCGCGCGGAGGCGAGGTTCAGCACGGGATGCAGAGTGTCCTCGATCAGGACGTAGGTGCTGCCGCTGTTCTTGCTGACGATGATCGTGGCATCCCCGACCGAGCCCTGGGGTCGGATCAGGCCCCAGATCCCGCACCCGCCGAGGACCAGCAGACCGAGGACCGTGCCGACCACGAGGGCCTGCAACTGGGAACGCATGGGATCGTGCAGCATCCGGACGTCGCGGCGCACCAGCGCGTGCTCGAGCCGCTTGATCAGGAAACGGTAGCCGTTGACCTGGGCTTTGGTCGTCAGCTGACGTGCCACGACTCCCCCTGTCCGCACCCATTCCACGCCGTCGGTCCTGGTCCGGAGGCGGGCGGGTTGTGATCTCCTGCGGCATACCCCCTGCCGCGCGGTAGTAGCCTAACCGACAAACATGCCCCTGACGTGTGGGGCTCCACCGCTTGTGCACTCAGTCGGTGGGCGGCACGTGGCAGTCGGCAGCGGTGATCGAGGGGGTCGCAACCGTGGAACGCAACACGCGTGGGATGGCACTGCCCACACTCGTCGTGATCGAGGTGATCCTGGCAGCCGGGCTGATCATCTGGACCGTGTCCGGCAGCGTGTGGGGCGCAGGCGCGCTCGGTGTCGCCGTGATCGTCTCGGCAGGTCTGGTGCGGCTCGGCGGCCGGCCGTCGGTGTTCGGCCGGATCGTCGCGCACATCTCGTTCTCGTGGTCGCGGATGCGCCGCGACCACGCCGATCTGGCGCCGGCGCCCTTCGACATCCCGTTGCCGGCACCCGGCACCCACGCCGCGGCACGACGTTCACCGGCTCCGACGACCATCGGCGCGCGGTGGGTCGGCGACACCCTCGTGACGGTGGTCCGGGTCGACCCGGGAGGTCCGGCCGTGACCTACCTGACCCCGGGGCACAACGAGATGGGCGACGAAGCGGGGCAGGTGATCCCCCTCGGGGTCCTGGCCGAGTGCATCAGCCCCTACGACATCCGACTCAGCTCCATCGAGGTCATCAGCCACGGTGTGCGCGTGTGGGGTTCGGGCGTCGCGCCGGCCACCTACGACCGCACCCTGGGCCCGCTGTCGGCGACGGCCCAGCGGTCGGTGCTCGTCGTCCTGCGCCTCAACCCGCTCGACTGCGCCGACGCGGTCGCCCGTCGCGGCGGCGGCGCGACCGGCGCACTGCGCACCGCGACCGTGACCACCCGCCGCGTCGCCAAGCGGCTTGCCGGGCAGGGCTTGTCGACGACGATCCTGTCGGCGGCGCAGATCACCGCCATCGCCACGCAGCTGACCGAGGGCGCGACCCTGGACTCACTGGCGGAGGAACGCGACTCGGTCGGCGTGGCCGGACTGCGGATGCGCAGCGCGGCCATCGAACCGGCCGCACTCACCGACGTACTACGTGGCATCTGGGTCAACTCCGCGGTCTCGACAACCGTCACCGTCCGGTTGCGTCCGCGAGCGACCGAGGGCAGGCGCCGCAGTGATCTCACGACGGTCGAGGTCTCCGGGATCGTCCGCTTCAACGAGTTCCCCGCCGCACGGCGCGCACTGACCGAGTGGCCCGCCGGGCTGATCCCTCTCGACGGACGCCAGTTCGACGCTCTCGCAGCCAGTCTCCCCATCTCGACCCCGACGCGCCTCGACCGGGCTGTCCCGGTGCTCGCGGGAGCCGAGGCGGACGCGTTCCTCGCCTCGGCACGCCTTCCGGCCGGTGGTTGCGGACAGCTGATCGGGGCCGATCACGCCGGTCGCGCGGTCGCCACCCGGCTCGTCGGGCCCGGAATTCCGACGGTCACGGTCGCCGCGGGCATCCACGTCGTCGCCCAGATCGCCCTGCGGGCAGTCGCGGTCGGCGCCGCGGTGCGCGTGCACACCGACCGCCCGCACCGGTGGACCCCGGTGGTCACCGCCGTGGGCGATCCGAGTGCCCTGTCACTCTCTGGTGACCGTACCCCCGCGCGCCCGGGCCCGGCCCTGATCATCGTCGACGGGGTCAGTCCCCCCTCGCCCCAGCCCGACACCACCCGGATGATCGTCGTCGCACCGGGACTCGGCGAGCCCGCCGACGGTGCCACGGTCGCGCTGCGTCAGAATCCGCGCACACCACAGGACATCTCACTGGACACCGGAGACCGGCCGACCCTGGTCACGATGGTCGCGACCCCCGATGAATGGACCCTGATCGGCGGCTACCCCGAACCCGCGGCCGCCGCGCCGGCGGTACCCGCCCGGGGCTGATCTGCCCAGCGCCGAATCCCGCGCTGCGATCGGCTCATTCGGCCGCGGTCGCCACCGTCGAGGTCAGCCCGGGGTCTGCGGTGACCGCAGCCGGCACCAGCGCGCGGTAGAAGACCGCCCGGGCCGACGCCGCGCGGACGATGACGTCCGGGTCGTCGTCGGTGATCCACATCGCCCGTCCGGCCGTCACGGTCAGCGGGGTCCCGCCCATGGGCCGGACCTCCACCGCACCGCTGAGCACGGCGAGGATCTGCGGACCCGGCATGTCGAAGCAGATCGACGACGCGTGATGAAGTCCGGTGCCGTCGAGCTCGACACGCGACAGCCGGAACTCGGGGGCGGGGGTGAGGTAGACCCGCTCGGCACCGATCGTCCGGACCTGAGGTGTCAGGTCGGCGACGTCGACGGGGGTGAAGTCGAGGACACGCAAGAGTTCGGGGACGTCGATGTGTTTGGGCGTCAGACCGCCGCGCAACACGTTGTCGGAGTTCGCCATGATCTCCACACCCGCACCGCGGAGATACGCGTGGAGGTTGCCGGCGGCCAGATAGAGGCCCTGGCCGGGTTCGAGATGGATGTTGTTGAGCAGCAACGACGCCAGCACACCGGGATCGTTGGGGTACGCCTCGCCGAGTTCGCAGACCGTCCGCAGTTCGGCGACGAACTCGGTCTCGCCCGCGCTGAGGACGGCGACCGCGCCGGCGAGCACCGCCGGGACGAGTTGGCGGAGCAGGGACTCAGGCAGGGTCAACCACGTCGTGAAGAGCGCCCGTAAGCCCTCGGAATCCGGTTGACCGGCCAGCATCCCGAGATAGGGGTCGAGTTCGCTCACCTGCAACGCACGGAGCAACCGGATGGTGTCCTCCGGTCGGCGGAAACCGGCCAGGGCGTCGAACGGGGTCGTGGCGACTATCAATTCGGGTTTGTGCCACGGATCGCGATAGTTGCGGTCGCGAGCCTCGAGGGCGACGCCGCGGGAGTTCTCGCGTTCGAACCCCGCGCGCGCCTGCTCGGCGGACGGGTGGGCCTGCAGGGACAACGGCTCCTCGGCGGCGAGCACCTTGAGGAGGAACGGCAGACGCTCGCCGAAGGCGGCGGTGCTCGCCGGGCCGAGTGTGCCGATCGGATCCGCGTCGATCACGTCGACGAGGTCTTGCTGGATACCGGCAACGTCCACACACCGGGCCGAGCCCGCGGGATGGGAACCGAACCACAGCTCTGCCTCGGGGTGCGCCGACGGCACGGGCCTGCCCTGCATCGACGCGATCGCCGTCCGCGAACCCCACGCGTAGGGCCGCACCACACCGTCGATAATCCTCATTGCATCGCGTTCCCAACCAGGCGGAGGTACACCGCCGCCATCTCGACCCGAAGTGCCACGATCAGGAAGTCCAGTACATCCCCCGGGCCGTCGGCCACCGGATCCTCGCCCGGCGCCGGGCGCCGGTCGTCCCATTCCCGGCCGTCCGTGCCCCCGGCGGCCGAAGTCTGCTGTGCACGATCGGCTCCGACGAGCAGATCGATCTCGCCCAGGCCGGCGACGCGCTGACGCGTGAACCACTCCCGCCGGCCGGTCGAGATGACCTGGACTCGCGGGGCGGGAGTCGGCGGAGGTCCGTCGAAGTCGGGATCGTAGAAGATGGAGTCCGCGGGTGGCCCGCTGTCCGGGCGCGCCCCGAGCAACTGCACCATCCGCGAGACATCGGTGAGTTCGGCTGCGGCGCTGACGATCCCGGACACGCCGACGAGACCGGCGACGGCGTGACGGGCGATGGCCGCACCGGCCGGGCTGTCCGCCGTCCAGACGGTGGGGCGCCCCTGGACACGCAGGGCCAGCGACTTCGCGCGGTTGTGGAAGGCATCGCGCGAGGGATGTCCGGTGGAGGCCTCGTCGTCGAGCGCGTCGGCGAGGTCGTCGAGCACGGGCACGGCTCCGGTGAATCGGACCTGCGTCAACGCCCCGAACACCGCGAGCAGCGCTGCGGCGAAGCCGACGAACCGGAAGCGGGGTTCGATGTCGAAGCGGGGCGCGAGGTTGATCCCGTTGCCGCCCAGCGCATCCTGGAGTGGTCCGGCCACGGGCGCGACCACCACGACCTCTGCGCGCCGGCGCAATGCCCGCGCGGCGGCGTCGGCGAGCGCCATGTCCCCGGCGTCGTCGCCGGCGATGATCACGACGTCCAGCGGCCCGATCCACCCGGGCAACACCGGACCGCTGACCACCGGGACGTCCACCCGGGCGCCGAGCGTGGCCACCGCGAAGTCGGTGGCCCGATGGGACACCCCGCTGGACCCGTGGACCACGACCACGCTGCGCGGACGCAGATCGGCGAGCGGCGCGAGCACGCCTTCCCGAACTGCTTCGGCGACGGCGCGTATCTGAGCACCGGCGAGTGCGACCGATCTCAGCAAACCGTCGACATCAGCCGAGATCAGCTCCTCGGCGTTGTCGAGGTCGGGGGAACCGGTTCGCATGCCACCAGGGTAGCCAGGTCGCGGAGTCGGCGCCCACGTACTCGGCACAGTCCGGGCAACACCGGACTGGGTCGACGCCGAACAACGCCCGGTCGACGAGAAATGACGCCCAAGGTCCACGCCCCCCGCGCGGTGGTGACCGGTCAGTCGACCGGGTCCGGTAGTACCCGGAGATGTCCGCGACGCCCCGGACGCGGCCGGGTCTGGTGCCGCGGCGCCCCGGCGGGCTGCGGCGGTGCGTCGACCGGGCCGGCACGATGACGCCCCGAACGACGGTCCTCGACGGCGTCCCGGTGAGCGTCGGCGAAGTGGGTGTCCTCAAAAGCATCGAGTGCGTCGATCGGACCGCGATCGACATAGCGCGGGCGTCCACCACCGGCGACGGCTCCGGCCTCCCGGACCGCCTCGGCCAGGGCGGTCAGCTCCTGATCCTCGGCCGGCGGTGCGGAGAAGCCACGCTCGCTGCGCAGCATCTCCCAGCCACGCGGGACGGTGATCCGTCGTGCGTGGTCGTCGCACAGGTCCCACGAGTGCGGCTCCTGCGACGTCGCGAGCGGACCGATCACCGCGGTCGACTCGGCATAGACGAAGGTCAGGGTAGCCACCGCGGATCGGGCGCAGCCGGGTCGGCAGCACAGTCGGGGAAGCTTCACGTGACGAGATTAGCCCTCGTCGCTCGCAACCACGTCGACGACACGCTCACCGCGCGGGCCGCCGGAGAACACACGGGCGGCCAGAGGAGACACGGGCTCGCCCGACCTCCTACACTCTCGCCATGCGTATCGACCCGAAGCCGACTCCACGTGGCTCCTCCGGCCTGCCGGAGGCGCGCCGCGGTCGGCGGCGGGTGGGCCGTCACCGAGACCGTCGCGGACGCGGACTGCGCTCGCCGTTGCTCCCGCAGGGTGTCCCCGCCCACAACAGCCGGTCCGACGAATTCGACGCGGTGGCGCTCGAGGCCTTCGCCGAGATCGACGCGCAATGGCACGACCAGATCGCCGGCCTCGACATCGCCGTCGACGAGATACCGAGGCTGCTGCCCCGCGACCCGGAGACCGTCGAGTGGCCCGACGAGGTGACCGCGGACGGCGCAGTCCCGCTCGCACGGCTGATCCCCGCCGGGATGGATGTGAACGGTGCGCCGACGCGTGCGCAGATCATCCTGTTCCGCCGGCCGCTGGAATCCCGCGCCAAGAAGGGCACCGAGTTGCTGGACCTCATCCACGAGGTCCTCGTCCAACAGGTGGCGACGCACCTGGGTGTCGACGAGGACACGATCGACCGCGGACCAGAGTGATCCGCGGTCGAAGTGCCGCGGGGGCCGTTCGGCCGACCGCGGCGAGATGATCGGTGATGTCGAGCGATCCCCGTTCGGGGACCCGACTCAGATGATGCCGCGCTTGAGGCGGCGGCGCTCACGCTCCGACAGGCCGCCCCAGATTCCGAAGCGCTCGTCGTTGTGCAGCGCGTACTCGAGGCATTCGGACTTCACCTCGCAGCCCTGGCAGATCCGTTTGGCCTCGCGCGTCGACCCACCCTTCTC belongs to Gordonia sp. KTR9 and includes:
- a CDS encoding WhiB family transcriptional regulator, whose translation is MVPNDFDDLFDAVEDQWQDRALCAQTDPEAFFPEKGGSTREAKRICQGCEVKSECLEYALHNDERFGIWGGLSERERRRLKRGII
- the manA gene encoding mannose-6-phosphate isomerase, class I; this translates as MRIIDGVVRPYAWGSRTAIASMQGRPVPSAHPEAELWFGSHPAGSARCVDVAGIQQDLVDVIDADPIGTLGPASTAAFGERLPFLLKVLAAEEPLSLQAHPSAEQARAGFERENSRGVALEARDRNYRDPWHKPELIVATTPFDALAGFRRPEDTIRLLRALQVSELDPYLGMLAGQPDSEGLRALFTTWLTLPESLLRQLVPAVLAGAVAVLSAGETEFVAELRTVCELGEAYPNDPGVLASLLLNNIHLEPGQGLYLAAGNLHAYLRGAGVEIMANSDNVLRGGLTPKHIDVPELLRVLDFTPVDVADLTPQVRTIGAERVYLTPAPEFRLSRVELDGTGLHHASSICFDMPGPQILAVLSGAVEVRPMGGTPLTVTAGRAMWITDDDPDVIVRAASARAVFYRALVPAAVTADPGLTSTVATAAE
- a CDS encoding TetR/AcrR family transcriptional regulator; this encodes MPNGPDHSPLHISLNPSGTERADAARNRRLLLAAAKNLIDHHGAAAVTMEAVAREAGVGKGTVFRRFGSRTGLMLALLDHSESEIQQAYLSGPEPLGPGAPPLDRLLAYGRARLKLTSDHLDVLLEAGAGAEDFMSHPVARTSTQHVQILLRQLGFDDSLDFLALTVQAPMSASSVRYLLVDVGLDLDTITRQWQEMVTALVTGHHRD
- the eccB gene encoding type VII secretion protein EccB; amino-acid sequence: MARQLTTKAQVNGYRFLIKRLEHALVRRDVRMLHDPMRSQLQALVVGTVLGLLVLGGCGIWGLIRPQGSVGDATIIVSKNSGSTYVLIEDTLHPVLNLASARLVTGSSESPTSVGDNKLKPYPRGPLLGIPGAPAALPRSAHPDSSTWTVCDSSTVSEAPTEAIEQTVIAETPRLGESIGAARPADAVLVDAGDETFLVYQLFRDGVWSPVRASVDTGSAPVMRALGLDGVTPRQMSTGLLNTFPLVDPLAVPQIPGAGQPGAVDGASIGSVVKSVGVDDTTTYHLVLRDGVQEISAPTAELLRLADSDASPVATVAPGQLAALRTVRSEPVSDFPEVAPELLDVSGDPTLCRTWTRGSGEPRAQTSLLAGRRLPLDSDAVPVRLTSSDGAGPNLDAVYLPPGSGEYLQVTGNEADSARTESLFYVNDSGVRFGIPDFETGGILGVGDSPSRAPWSVVALLAPGPTLSRENALVAHDGLETVGLEAGMERTEGPSAGG
- a CDS encoding metallopeptidase family protein, with product MRIDPKPTPRGSSGLPEARRGRRRVGRHRDRRGRGLRSPLLPQGVPAHNSRSDEFDAVALEAFAEIDAQWHDQIAGLDIAVDEIPRLLPRDPETVEWPDEVTADGAVPLARLIPAGMDVNGAPTRAQIILFRRPLESRAKKGTELLDLIHEVLVQQVATHLGVDEDTIDRGPE
- a CDS encoding DUF3499 domain-containing protein; protein product: MKLPRLCCRPGCARSAVATLTFVYAESTAVIGPLATSQEPHSWDLCDDHARRITVPRGWEMLRSERGFSAPPAEDQELTALAEAVREAGAVAGGGRPRYVDRGPIDALDAFEDTHFADAHRDAVEDRRSGRHRAGPVDAPPQPAGAPRHQTRPRPGRRGHLRVLPDPVD
- the hpxO gene encoding FAD-dependent urate hydroxylase HpxO; translation: MKAVIIGAGMGGTSAAIALRQLGHEVEVYEQVTENRPVGAAISVWSNGVKCLNHLGLEAETAALGGIVDSMSYVDAFTGETMCRFSMAPLIDEVGQRPYPIARAELQLMLMNAFGHDEIRFGKKMVAVHDGPERATVEFADGTTAEGDVVIAADGAKSLARDHVLGHTVERRYAGYVNFNGLVPIDEEIGPATEWTTYVGDSRRVSVMPVAGDRFYFFFDVTMPEGVPFERGTARDVLAGEFAGWAPGVQKLIATLDPTTTNRVEILDIDPFHTWVKGRIALLGDAAHNTTPDIGQGGCSAMEDAIALQFAFRDHAADPDAALAAYEASRTERAADLVLRARKRCDVTHGKDPEATAAWYKELRSEDGTNVIRGIVGNIVGGPLT
- the eccE gene encoding type VII secretion protein EccE, which translates into the protein MALPTLVVIEVILAAGLIIWTVSGSVWGAGALGVAVIVSAGLVRLGGRPSVFGRIVAHISFSWSRMRRDHADLAPAPFDIPLPAPGTHAAARRSPAPTTIGARWVGDTLVTVVRVDPGGPAVTYLTPGHNEMGDEAGQVIPLGVLAECISPYDIRLSSIEVISHGVRVWGSGVAPATYDRTLGPLSATAQRSVLVVLRLNPLDCADAVARRGGGATGALRTATVTTRRVAKRLAGQGLSTTILSAAQITAIATQLTEGATLDSLAEERDSVGVAGLRMRSAAIEPAALTDVLRGIWVNSAVSTTVTVRLRPRATEGRRRSDLTTVEVSGIVRFNEFPAARRALTEWPAGLIPLDGRQFDALAASLPISTPTRLDRAVPVLAGAEADAFLASARLPAGGCGQLIGADHAGRAVATRLVGPGIPTVTVAAGIHVVAQIALRAVAVGAAVRVHTDRPHRWTPVVTAVGDPSALSLSGDRTPARPGPALIIVDGVSPPSPQPDTTRMIVVAPGLGEPADGATVALRQNPRTPQDISLDTGDRPTLVTMVATPDEWTLIGGYPEPAAAAPAVPARG